In the Opitutaceae bacterium genome, one interval contains:
- a CDS encoding EVE domain-containing protein, giving the protein MNHWLVKQEPETYSWDDFVRDGGTDWDGVRNYQARNNLRAMKKGDRALFYHSVGPREVVGIARVEATAFPDPTATEGDWSAVRLKPVKALKNPVCLDQIKMETSLADIVLLKNSRLSVQPLPEAAFKKIVEMGS; this is encoded by the coding sequence ATGAATCACTGGCTCGTCAAACAGGAACCGGAGACCTACTCGTGGGACGACTTTGTCCGCGATGGAGGGACCGACTGGGATGGGGTTCGCAATTACCAGGCCCGGAACAACCTCCGGGCCATGAAAAAGGGCGACCGGGCTCTCTTCTACCACAGCGTCGGCCCACGCGAAGTCGTCGGCATCGCCCGAGTGGAAGCAACCGCATTCCCCGACCCCACGGCCACCGAAGGGGACTGGTCCGCCGTCCGCTTGAAGCCGGTCAAGGCCCTGAAGAATCCCGTCTGCCTCGATCAGATCAAGATGGAGACGTCACTCGCCGACATCGTCCTGCTCAAGAACAGTCGCCTGTCGGTCCAGCCGCTTCCCGAGGCGGCCTTCAAGAAGATCGTCGAGATGGGTTCCTAG